The DNA sequence CGCGGAATCGCTGATTGCCTTCCATCAGCAGGCGTAAGACATCATCGGGAGTGAGCTGGCCACGGAGTTCCGTCTGGGAATAATCGATCGTTTGAATTTCACCAGCCGGGTCGTAGCGTTCGCGGAACCCCTGGAGGCTCACACGGATGCCCCGCGCGGGGGCCGTGATGTTCTGGAAATCGCGTAACAGGCTGAGGACGTCCGGGTCGATAAAGTCGGTTTTGCGACCATCGATGACTACGAAGCCGTCGCGGGGGACTTCGAGCAGTGCGCGTTCGATGGCGGCCCGGTTGAAGAAGCTGACCTGGTTCGCGAGTTCGATGCGTAGCACATCGCCGCCGACATGTTTCTCAAGCACGCGGTGCAGCGGGCAACGCATGTTGCTGTAGAGGATGAAGCTGATACTGGTTGCCAGGCCCAGCAGGATACCGGTGAGGATATCGGTCACCACGATGAAGAAGGCGGTGCAGGAGTAGGGGATGAACTGATAGCGGCCGGCCTGGTACATCTGTCGGATGAGTGCCGGGCTGGCCAGCTTGTAGCCGGTGACCAGTAGAATTCCGGCCAGGCAGGCGAGCGGAATCAGGTTCAACACCTGGGGAATCAGCAGGAAACATCCCAGCAGCAGGCCGCCGTTCAGGATCGCCGAGAGTTTCGTCTGGCCGCCCGAGTTGATGTTCAACGAACTGCGGACGATGACCGATGTCACGGGGAGCCCGCCGGTCAGCCCCGCGGTGATATTACCGACCCCCTGGGCGAACAGTTCCCGGCTGCGGGGGGAGTGCCGCTGCTGGGGATCGAGGCGGTCCACGGCTTCCAGGTTGAGCAGTGTCTCCAGTGAGGCGACAATCGCGATCGTGAGTGCCGCGATGTAGACCTTGCTATCGGTGAGCAGCGAAAAGTCAGGGAAGACGAGGATGGCTCCGTATTCCGCGGGGCTGTTGAAGACCGGTACCTGAACCAGTTGCGGGTTGGGAATCCGCCAGGCGGCGCCCAGTCCACTGAACCAGAGCTGGCTGATGGCGACTCCCAGGACGACAGAGATCAGCGGGCCGGGAATGGCGGACCGTTTAAGGACGGGAATACGATCCCAGAGAATCAGTTGTAGCACTGAGAGGAGCCCAATCACAGTCGCGCCGGCGTGCCAGTCGAGGTCGGAGAGCGAGACCAGGCTCTGATAGAGTCCCAGGTTTTGTGGTGCAGCGCTCAGTGAGCCGTTTGTCTGCAGACCGTCATGACCGATCAGGTAAGGCAGCTGTTTGAGGATCAGCAGCAGGCCGATCCCGGTCAGCATACCTTTCACGACGCCGGAGGGAATGAACATCGAGATGAAGCCGGCACGACAGAGACCGGCGATCACCTGCAACAATCCTCCGAGGGCGACCGCCAGCAGAAAGGCTTCGAAGGAGCCGAGCAGGGCGATCTGTGTGGCGACGACCGCTGTCAGTCCCGCCGCCGGTCCACTGACGCTGGTCTGCGAATGACTCAGTGAGCCGACCACGATTCCGCCGATGATGCCCGAGATCAGTCCGGAAATCAGGGGGGCATTCGAGGCGAGAGCAATACCCAGACAAAGGGGCAGGGCGGCGAGGAAAATCACCAGGCTGGCGGTCATATCGCGTCGCAGGCGATATCCCAGTGTAACAGTCTCATACATGCGCGGCGCTATTCTGTGTTGGCGGTCATCAGAATTCAAAAGTGGCAAGGGGCATTGTACTCGATCCGCGGGGAGAGACCCAAGCCTGACGACGGCTAAAGCGGGACAGGATTGACTTATCAATCGCCGGTGATGGGTTACGGGGTAGCGGTATCCTGACCGGCGCGCCACTCTTTATAGACGTCGCGTGATTCGGTTGGCAGATCCGACAGTCAGGACATACTCAGTTTGATCACTCAGACCGATTGACCACTTCATGAAATGAGTAATCCGAGGCAATTGAAGTGAGATCGACATGCCGGAAGTTCTCCCAATTGATCCGGTCCAGCGTGGTTTTATCAAAAACCATCGTTGAAACGTTCAATAGTTTCTCATTGCCGAACTTATCGAATATCGGGACAAATGAAATGAGTTTAACAGTTGAAAACTCATTAAAGCCGGATTCATGGATCCCTTTCAGGACACGGGAGTTTTCAATCTGGAAATCGACCTCTGTGGGGTCGGCTCGTGAGACATCATTTCCAGTAATAACGATTTTCAGTTCGCCATTCTCGAGCGTAACCTTGCCCGCCTTAACGCTACTCAGCGCCTGTTGTACTTCAAATCGAAGCCGTTCCAAGGTGCCCGCGGGAAACTCATTTTCAACGCTTCCGGACTCCTGTTTGCTGTTGGCTTCCTCATCGCTGCTCAGTTTGAGTAAAAGCATCACCAGCACCAGGCCGACGACACAGAGGCCAGCACAGCCGAGAAGCATTGAACTGCAACCGCAGCCCGGTTTTTCACTTTCCGAAATCATGTGGTTCCTTGCGGGCGGCGTGTGCTACCCGATAGAGAGTTTCCAGTCATGGTATACGGTGGAGACACGGAGAGCAATGACGATTGACGTGCAATCCAGTGAAGCATCAGCAACCGGTTACGGGGCAGCGGTATCCTGACTGGCGCGCCATTCGTGATAGACGTCGCGTGATTCGGCTGGCAGTGCCTGCAGGAGGGGTTCGGGGATGCCGGCCCAGCCGCCGTGAATGCCGATGCTGGTAAACGCGTTCGCGGCCGGCGTCGTTCCTACGCTGTGCGGTCCCTGGTCGGGGGAATAGCCCCAGAGTTTGTCGTCGGCATCGAAGGTAAACAGCCAGGGCTGTGTGCCGTCAATCTCCCAGCTGGCACTCGAAGCCTCGGGGGTGCCGGGATGGGCGGAGACGTCTACGCTGATCCGATCCTGACCTTCCAACTTACGGAGTGTCAGCACGGCGGTCCCCCCGGGTGCGGTATAGACGCCGGTCTCACGAATGAGCTGACCGGCGGCGACGCGGGGTGCGTTGTTCCGCGCGTACCAGACAAAGCCCAGCGCGATCAGCACCGCCAGGATGGGGACGAGTGTGAGAAAGCGAATTCGTGGTTCTGAGGGTGGCTGGGGGGACATGAGGCTGGTCCTGTGGGTTTGAGTACGATCGGTTCAGTGCATACTCCACTGTATGTCTGCGAGAGGCGGGTTACCAGTTTGAAGTTATGATCCTGGCCATTTGAAACCATCAGGAAAGGGCTGATTTCAACTGGAAACTGCGATTGTATTATACACTTGCAAACACAATCACATTTGGACACAATCTCTACTATATTTAAGGTAATACAGGGCCATTTACCGTGACTGTGAAGAATGTGTGAAACCGATTCTGCGGTGATGCGCCCTGAGTTATTACGCTCGCCAATAACCTGCTTTTCGATCTCGGGCTCAGTCGCACATGCATAACACAACCTTACCTCCCGCTCAGTCAGAACGTATCCCCCTCAAGGAAGCCTTGGAACAATCTGAAGAGCGATTACGCTTTTTTCATCATGAACTCAAACAGGAGCGAAGTCGGCTTAAGGAACTCACCTCAAAAGTGAAATCGCTCCGACTGAAGACTTCATACTTCAATTCTACCCGCACCTATCGAGCCAGCCTGAAACAGTATCACATCTGGGAGCCTGGCGCCTGGGTCGTCGTTCCGCCTGTACTGGGACTGGTGACACTCATCTTGATTGATCTGGTGATGGGGTCTCGACCTGTGAGTGTGGTGGTTGCCGTTCTGATGATTGTTATTTCTTTCGTGGCTCTCCTGGCGCTGTCAAAGTATCCTTCCGACGCTGAGCTTCCGCAGCTTATGGAGCAGACGAAAAACGAGCTGGCTCAACTCTCCAGGAAAGCGACTCAGACGGAAACCCGTATCGGGGAGTTGCAACAGGGGCTGGAACAGGAACTGGTACTGAATGCGAACTTAGTCGCCCAAAATAAAGAACGGGAACGAATTTCCTCAGCCAGATATCAGTGCCAGCAGTTATTCAACGAGAACTGGCGTGCGATGCGAAGCGTTGAATTCGAGCAGTACCTGGAGCGTGTTTTTCAGCTGCTGGGTTACCAGACGCAGACTACCAATACCACGGGTGACCAGGGAGTCGACTTAATTGTGGAAAAAGCAGGCCGCAGAATTGCGGTGCAGGTCAAAGGCTACTTTCACAGCGTCAGCAACTCCGCCATCCAGCAGGCCTTCACCGGCATGCGGCATTACAACTGCCATGCCTGTGCCGTAGTTACCAACAGTAAATTCACGGCAAGCGCCATTGAGCTGGCGGAAAGCACGAACTGTGTATTGATCCACGAAGACAACTTTCGGGAGTTCGTGTTTGGGGAAATTGAATTTGTGTGATGCCTGATGTTTTCTTTACTTCTTGAAAAACATGTCAGCTCTTACTTCATAGGAAAGATAAAAGGGTCTGGTCTCTTTTTTAAGAGTCCTGACCCTTTTATTCTCCTGACCAAAGTCCTCTCATGATTCACCACCGAAGACGACTGCTCATCATCGTTCCACTGCTCGCCGCCGTCGCGTGTTTCCTCGGTTGGTACGCATATGCTGAATACCGCAAGGCCCAATTCCTGCGAGATCTGCATCTTGTCGGCTTCAGCACTTCAATGATCAGCATGCCACGCGAGGAACAAGGCAATGCCGCACATGATCGAGCGGAAGAACTCGACATCGATTTGTTCGCCGCATACAAAAGCAACCTTGAATCAGGCTTGCGTTTCCAACTGGCATGGATGCTTATCACCAATCAATCAACTGAATACTCCCAATTCGCGAGTCAAAACGTCGATACTGTCCCGTGGCCCGAAGTGCGGATTTGGGTCTCGCGCCGAAATCAAGAATCATTGTCACCCGACTATCGCCAGAAACTGCTGGATCTTATCCTCGCGTCACCCACATCCGAAGCAAAACTCGTTGCGGCTCGTTGGTATCTCAAACAAGGCAAGATTGCCGAATCCGAAGATGCCTATCACGCGGCAATGACAAATGGTCTGTTTTGGGATGCGCTGGATGCGGCCGATCAACTCCTCGAATCAGAACGGTATCATAATGATGCGGTCAATCATCTGCTTTCGGTCGTCCGCGATTCAGAACATTTCACCGGTCGGGCTGCTTACAGCCTTTTGAATCTGTACGACGTCCGCGACGAATTAAATCCATTGGTCGACGGCTGCCGCAATGAACCAAGGATGGCCCAAACCGAAAACGGCTTGTTGACAAATTGACGCAACTGGTCGAAAAAGATGTTGGCGATTCGAGGCCGAAAACGCACGCCCGCTAACCATGCCATGAATGGGAGCGGTCGATAACGCGGTTTTTGGAGAAAGACAAAGGGGTCTGGTCTCTTTTTTAAGAGTCC is a window from the Gimesia benthica genome containing:
- a CDS encoding bifunctional SulP family inorganic anion transporter/carbonic anhydrase, which produces MYETVTLGYRLRRDMTASLVIFLAALPLCLGIALASNAPLISGLISGIIGGIVVGSLSHSQTSVSGPAAGLTAVVATQIALLGSFEAFLLAVALGGLLQVIAGLCRAGFISMFIPSGVVKGMLTGIGLLLILKQLPYLIGHDGLQTNGSLSAAPQNLGLYQSLVSLSDLDWHAGATVIGLLSVLQLILWDRIPVLKRSAIPGPLISVVLGVAISQLWFSGLGAAWRIPNPQLVQVPVFNSPAEYGAILVFPDFSLLTDSKVYIAALTIAIVASLETLLNLEAVDRLDPQQRHSPRSRELFAQGVGNITAGLTGGLPVTSVIVRSSLNINSGGQTKLSAILNGGLLLGCFLLIPQVLNLIPLACLAGILLVTGYKLASPALIRQMYQAGRYQFIPYSCTAFFIVVTDILTGILLGLATSISFILYSNMRCPLHRVLEKHVGGDVLRIELANQVSFFNRAAIERALLEVPRDGFVVIDGRKTDFIDPDVLSLLRDFQNITAPARGIRVSLQGFRERYDPAGEIQTIDYSQTELRGQLTPDDVLRLLMEGNQRFRAGVLTRGESRQNSPGEPYAQNSCVTILSCIDCYMPVESIFDLRPDNIFSVQVAGNVIDTEVVNNLEYGCILSGTPLLLVLGHTRCGAIRASLEQQQPGLPEDRGNNRHLNQVVNLISESIQDETDSEKQTDSPEQNSLSSTQVSHRNVLRAVAAILASSDQIRERVQAGTLGVVGAVYHDDTGVVELLKEELPQG
- a CDS encoding restriction endonuclease, with the protein product MHNTTLPPAQSERIPLKEALEQSEERLRFFHHELKQERSRLKELTSKVKSLRLKTSYFNSTRTYRASLKQYHIWEPGAWVVVPPVLGLVTLILIDLVMGSRPVSVVVAVLMIVISFVALLALSKYPSDAELPQLMEQTKNELAQLSRKATQTETRIGELQQGLEQELVLNANLVAQNKERERISSARYQCQQLFNENWRAMRSVEFEQYLERVFQLLGYQTQTTNTTGDQGVDLIVEKAGRRIAVQVKGYFHSVSNSAIQQAFTGMRHYNCHACAVVTNSKFTASAIELAESTNCVLIHEDNFREFVFGEIEFV